A DNA window from Halorubrum sp. DM2 contains the following coding sequences:
- a CDS encoding PspA/IM30 family protein, whose amino-acid sequence MGILSRASYVIRSKVNALLNRAEDPTESLDYSYEQMRDELQDVKQGIADLTTQKKRLEIQKRKLEENVEKHNRQAREAVQQDRDDLARKALEKKKSKMTQIEELEGQIAKLNDTQDQLVEKKNKLQNRIEEFRTKKETMKARYEAAEASSRVSEAMTGVGDEMSDVSRSIERAEERTEEMEARAEAMDELEESGAFEDALSDKDDIDRELEGLSTNSEVDAELETLKGELGKGEPASGNSEASDEEIDAELEDIESEMNADDLEADLSDDSGGDLDEELDVELEESEADADEKRN is encoded by the coding sequence ATGGGAATCCTCTCTCGCGCCTCCTACGTCATCCGCTCGAAGGTGAACGCCCTCCTCAATCGGGCCGAGGACCCGACCGAGTCGCTCGACTACTCGTACGAACAGATGCGTGACGAACTCCAAGACGTCAAACAGGGGATCGCGGACCTGACGACCCAGAAGAAACGGCTGGAGATTCAAAAGCGCAAGCTCGAAGAGAACGTCGAGAAGCACAACCGGCAGGCCCGCGAGGCGGTCCAGCAGGACCGCGACGACCTCGCGCGCAAGGCCCTCGAAAAGAAGAAGTCGAAGATGACCCAGATCGAGGAGCTGGAAGGGCAGATCGCGAAGCTGAACGACACCCAAGACCAGCTCGTCGAGAAGAAAAACAAGCTCCAGAACCGCATCGAGGAGTTCCGTACGAAGAAAGAGACGATGAAGGCCCGCTACGAGGCCGCGGAGGCCTCTTCCCGCGTCTCCGAGGCGATGACCGGCGTCGGCGACGAGATGTCGGACGTGAGTCGCTCCATCGAACGCGCCGAGGAGCGCACCGAGGAGATGGAGGCCCGCGCCGAGGCGATGGACGAGCTGGAAGAGTCCGGCGCGTTCGAGGACGCGCTCTCCGACAAGGACGACATCGACCGCGAGCTGGAGGGTCTCTCGACGAACAGCGAGGTCGACGCCGAACTGGAGACGCTCAAGGGCGAACTCGGGAAAGGCGAGCCGGCGAGCGGAAACAGCGAGGCGAGCGACGAGGAGATCGACGCCGAACTGGAGGACATCGAGAGCGAGATGAACGCGGACGACCTCGAAGCCGATCTGAGCGACGACTCGGGCGGCGACCTCGACGAGGAGCTCGACGTCGAGTTAGAGGAGTCCGAGGCAGACGCCGACGAAAAGCGGAACTGA
- the yqeC gene encoding selenium cofactor biosynthesis protein YqeC, whose product MNLTTALDARDATVCVVGAGGKKSTLFALADRLDRAVVTASVRIPIFDDRVAAVRVTEDPVAAIEEAGDGDWPLGLVPERERSDRYLGYDTETVSEIADAAPGATLVKADGARLREFKAPGDHEPQIPAAADVVVPIASAHVVGEPLTEELVHRPEEVAAITGREIGSEIRPADVATVLASPAGGLKGVPGDATAIPVVNKVDDEADAAAARKIAGEIRFRANVPRVLLTRLTAEDPVVEVVE is encoded by the coding sequence ATGAACCTGACGACCGCGCTCGACGCCCGCGACGCGACCGTCTGCGTCGTCGGGGCGGGCGGCAAGAAGTCGACGCTGTTCGCGCTCGCGGACCGGCTCGACCGGGCGGTGGTGACCGCGAGCGTTCGGATACCGATCTTCGACGATCGGGTCGCCGCGGTCCGCGTGACGGAGGACCCGGTGGCCGCGATCGAGGAGGCGGGAGACGGCGACTGGCCGCTCGGGCTGGTGCCGGAGCGCGAGCGGTCGGACCGGTACCTCGGGTACGACACGGAGACCGTCTCCGAGATCGCCGACGCCGCGCCCGGCGCGACGCTCGTGAAGGCCGACGGGGCGCGCCTCCGGGAGTTCAAGGCCCCCGGCGACCACGAGCCGCAGATCCCGGCGGCCGCGGACGTCGTCGTCCCGATCGCGAGCGCGCACGTCGTCGGTGAACCCCTCACCGAGGAACTCGTCCACAGACCGGAGGAGGTCGCCGCGATCACGGGCCGCGAGATCGGGTCGGAGATCCGCCCCGCCGACGTCGCGACCGTCCTCGCCAGCCCTGCGGGCGGGCTGAAGGGCGTCCCGGGCGACGCGACCGCGATTCCGGTCGTGAACAAGGTCGACGACGAGGCCGACGCGGCCGCGGCCCGGAAGATCGCGGGGGAGATCCGCTTCCGCGCGAACGTGCCGCGCGTCCTCCTCACGCGGCTGACCGCGGAGGATCCGGTCGTCGAGGTCGTGGAATAG
- a CDS encoding DUF1611 domain-containing protein: MDTERIAVLAHEKFPDRAKTALGVMRYGDQEVLAVLDRDRAGDRVRDHVPDIADAPIVSSFADALAAADGDLDALYIGIAPIGGGFDESWRSDVEAAIEAGCDVVSGLHYFLNEDEELAALADEHGVDLVDVRRPPDDLTVATGASADVDADVLLTVGTDCSVGKMTASLEIVAAARERGIDAAFVPTGQTGIMIAGWGNPIDRVVADFAAGAVEEMLVEAGGDHDLLVVEGQGSIVHPAYSAVTCGILHGSMADGLVLCHAAGREVVHGYESFELPPITEYVDLYEGLASPVHETAVVAGAVNTKDVADDEAAADAVAEIAEAAGVPAADPVRHGADAIVDAALDAGLGVDEGGNGGDEEAADE, translated from the coding sequence ATGGACACAGAGCGGATCGCGGTGTTGGCCCACGAGAAGTTCCCCGACCGCGCGAAGACGGCGCTCGGCGTGATGCGCTACGGCGACCAAGAGGTTCTGGCGGTCCTCGACCGCGACCGCGCCGGCGACCGCGTTCGGGACCACGTCCCCGACATCGCGGACGCGCCGATAGTCTCATCGTTCGCGGACGCGCTCGCGGCCGCGGACGGCGACCTCGACGCGCTCTACATCGGGATCGCGCCGATCGGCGGTGGCTTCGACGAGTCGTGGCGCTCGGACGTCGAGGCCGCGATCGAGGCCGGCTGCGACGTGGTGAGCGGGCTTCACTACTTCCTGAACGAGGACGAGGAACTGGCCGCGCTCGCCGACGAACACGGCGTCGACCTCGTCGACGTCCGGCGACCGCCCGACGACCTCACGGTCGCGACCGGGGCCTCGGCCGACGTGGACGCGGACGTGTTGCTCACCGTGGGGACCGACTGCTCGGTCGGGAAGATGACGGCGTCGCTGGAGATCGTCGCGGCCGCCCGCGAGCGCGGGATCGACGCCGCCTTCGTCCCGACGGGCCAGACCGGGATCATGATCGCCGGGTGGGGGAACCCGATCGACCGCGTCGTCGCCGACTTCGCCGCGGGCGCGGTCGAAGAGATGCTCGTCGAGGCCGGCGGCGACCACGACCTGCTCGTCGTCGAGGGGCAGGGGAGCATCGTTCATCCCGCCTACTCGGCGGTCACCTGCGGTATCCTTCACGGGTCGATGGCCGACGGCCTCGTCCTCTGTCACGCCGCGGGCCGGGAGGTCGTCCACGGCTACGAGTCGTTCGAACTGCCGCCGATCACCGAGTACGTCGACCTCTACGAGGGGCTGGCGAGTCCCGTCCACGAGACCGCGGTCGTCGCCGGCGCGGTCAACACGAAGGACGTGGCCGACGACGAGGCGGCCGCGGACGCGGTCGCCGAGATCGCCGAGGCGGCTGGCGTCCCCGCGGCCGACCCGGTGCGTCACGGCGCGGACGCGATCGTCGACGCCGCGCTCGACGCCGGACTCGGGGTCGACGAGGGCGGGAACGGTGGCGACGAGGAGGCGGCCGACGAATGA
- the fdhF gene encoding formate dehydrogenase subunit alpha, with protein MSSEPDDATKTICPYCGVGCGIRVLEGDEPGEMRFMPWGDAPVNEGSVCIKGGAATQVVDHEDRLTDPLIKEDGEFREATWDEALTRVVDEMTGIRDEHGPDGMGFFGSSKTFNEENYLIQKLARRYGTNQVDNCTRMCHASTVWALRTSLGMGAMTNSMADLEASADVLWIQGANPGEQHPIANSQYFRQAVLEGATVVQVDPHANKTTRSFEIDDTDRHMHLQLKPGTDIPLLNVVLKTILERHEAEPDAGWIDEEFVEARTEGFDHLKETLSDFDVEAAAEECGVPLEDIELAAEKYAMANDAAIFTGMGMSQHTCGVDNVQNEINLALVTGNLGRPGTGVNPLRGQNNVQGTCDVGAMPNVLPGYQLVDDDEARASVEEVWGFDIPAEPGLTNVEISHAIGDTVHGLYVMGENPIMSEPDGNRTEERFREELEFMVVQDIFMTETAELADVVLPATTWAERDGTVTNTDRRVQRMRGVHKVHENTRHDLDILCEVGTRLFDGDGFEFDGPEAVFEELREVCPIYHGMTYDALGETGLHWPCYEEGDEGDPFLYEDSFETESGLGRIEGVVHQEPKEVPDEEYPLVLTTARLEEHYNTGTMSRRSPTLSKQHPENFVDVHPNDAERYGIEDGDDVTLKSRRGEITVRADVTEDIKEGVVWTTPHFAAASANRLTNDVLDERAKIPEYKAASAEIEVDIEPAGDEPASADD; from the coding sequence ATGTCCAGTGAGCCGGACGACGCGACGAAGACGATCTGTCCGTACTGCGGCGTCGGGTGCGGGATCCGCGTGCTGGAGGGCGACGAGCCGGGCGAGATGCGCTTCATGCCGTGGGGCGACGCCCCGGTGAACGAGGGGAGCGTCTGCATCAAGGGCGGCGCGGCGACGCAGGTCGTCGACCACGAGGACCGGCTGACCGACCCCCTGATCAAAGAGGACGGGGAGTTCCGCGAGGCGACGTGGGACGAGGCGCTGACGAGGGTCGTCGACGAGATGACGGGTATCCGCGACGAGCACGGACCCGACGGGATGGGATTCTTCGGCTCCTCCAAGACGTTCAACGAGGAGAACTACCTCATCCAGAAGCTGGCGCGGCGGTACGGCACCAATCAGGTCGACAACTGTACGCGGATGTGTCACGCCTCGACCGTCTGGGCGCTGCGGACCAGCCTCGGGATGGGTGCGATGACGAACAGCATGGCCGACTTGGAGGCGTCGGCGGACGTGTTATGGATTCAGGGGGCGAATCCCGGCGAGCAACACCCGATCGCCAACAGCCAGTACTTCCGGCAGGCCGTCTTGGAGGGCGCGACCGTCGTTCAGGTCGACCCGCACGCGAACAAGACCACCCGGTCGTTCGAGATCGACGACACCGACCGGCACATGCACCTCCAGTTGAAGCCCGGCACCGACATCCCGCTTCTGAACGTCGTTCTCAAGACGATACTGGAGCGGCACGAGGCGGAGCCGGACGCGGGCTGGATCGACGAGGAGTTCGTCGAGGCGCGCACCGAGGGGTTCGACCACCTGAAGGAGACCCTCTCGGACTTCGACGTGGAGGCGGCCGCCGAGGAGTGCGGGGTGCCGCTCGAAGACATCGAACTCGCCGCCGAGAAGTACGCGATGGCCAACGACGCCGCCATCTTCACCGGGATGGGGATGAGCCAGCACACCTGCGGCGTCGACAACGTCCAGAACGAGATCAACCTCGCCTTGGTCACGGGGAACCTCGGCCGCCCCGGCACGGGCGTCAACCCGCTGCGCGGGCAGAACAACGTTCAGGGCACCTGCGACGTGGGCGCGATGCCGAACGTCCTGCCGGGGTACCAGCTCGTCGACGACGACGAGGCCCGCGCGTCGGTCGAGGAGGTGTGGGGGTTCGATATCCCCGCCGAGCCGGGGCTGACGAACGTCGAGATCTCCCACGCGATCGGCGACACCGTCCACGGACTCTACGTCATGGGCGAGAACCCGATCATGAGCGAGCCGGACGGCAACCGGACGGAGGAGCGGTTCCGCGAGGAGCTTGAGTTCATGGTGGTCCAGGACATCTTCATGACGGAGACCGCCGAACTCGCGGACGTCGTCCTCCCCGCGACGACGTGGGCCGAGCGCGACGGCACCGTCACCAACACCGACCGCCGCGTCCAGCGGATGCGCGGCGTCCACAAGGTCCACGAGAACACGCGCCACGACCTCGACATCCTCTGTGAGGTCGGGACGCGGCTGTTCGACGGGGACGGGTTCGAGTTCGACGGTCCCGAGGCGGTGTTCGAGGAGCTGCGCGAGGTCTGCCCGATCTATCACGGGATGACCTACGACGCGCTCGGCGAGACCGGGCTCCACTGGCCCTGCTACGAGGAGGGCGACGAGGGCGACCCGTTCCTCTACGAGGACTCCTTCGAGACCGAGAGCGGGCTCGGCCGCATCGAGGGCGTCGTCCATCAGGAACCGAAAGAGGTTCCCGACGAGGAGTACCCGCTCGTGTTGACCACGGCGCGGCTCGAAGAGCACTACAACACCGGGACGATGAGCCGACGGTCGCCCACGCTCTCGAAGCAGCACCCGGAGAACTTCGTCGACGTCCACCCGAACGACGCCGAGCGCTACGGGATCGAGGACGGCGACGACGTGACGCTGAAATCTCGCCGCGGGGAGATCACGGTCCGCGCCGACGTCACCGAGGACATCAAGGAGGGCGTCGTCTGGACCACGCCGCACTTCGCGGCCGCCTCCGCGAACCGCCTCACCAACGACGTGCTCGACGAGCGCGCCAAGATCCCCGAGTACAAGGCCGCGTCCGCCGAGATCGAGGTCGACATCGAGCCGGCGGGCGACGAGCCGGCGTCGGCGGACGACTGA
- a CDS encoding dipeptide epimerase — protein sequence MSLDAEFERVSMPLENPFTIARGTQTAAENVIVRVTDEAGMTGVGGAAPSSHYGETADTVEAVMPDLLDAVERVGDPHALHAIESELRAVVEGNPAARCAVSIAVHDLAAKRLGVPLHRLWGLDPTDAPKTSFTIGLDETERVREKAADAVEAGHSVLKIKLGTDRDRELVDAVREAAPDARLRVDANEAWTPKEAVRKADWLADRDVEFVEQPVPAEEPEGLRYVYERSPLPIAADESCVTVADVPAIADRCDIANLKLMKTGGLLEARRVIAAARAHGLEVMCGCMIESNASIAAAVQLAPLLDYADLDGSLLLAEDTYSGIDLSDGEIRLAEQDRAGTGARPTGK from the coding sequence ATGAGCCTCGACGCCGAGTTCGAGCGGGTCTCGATGCCCCTCGAAAACCCCTTCACCATCGCGCGGGGGACCCAGACGGCGGCCGAGAACGTGATCGTCCGGGTGACCGACGAGGCGGGGATGACCGGCGTCGGCGGCGCGGCCCCCTCGTCGCACTACGGCGAGACCGCGGACACCGTCGAGGCGGTCATGCCGGACCTCCTCGACGCTGTCGAGCGGGTGGGAGATCCCCACGCGCTCCACGCGATCGAGTCCGAACTGCGCGCGGTCGTCGAGGGGAACCCCGCGGCTCGATGCGCCGTCTCGATCGCGGTCCACGACCTCGCGGCGAAGCGACTCGGCGTCCCGCTCCACCGCCTGTGGGGACTCGACCCGACCGACGCGCCGAAGACGTCGTTCACGATCGGCCTCGACGAGACCGAGCGCGTGCGCGAGAAGGCCGCCGACGCCGTCGAGGCGGGCCACTCGGTGTTGAAGATCAAGCTCGGCACCGACCGCGACCGAGAGCTGGTCGACGCGGTCCGCGAGGCCGCGCCCGACGCCCGCCTCCGCGTCGACGCGAACGAGGCGTGGACGCCGAAGGAGGCGGTACGGAAGGCCGACTGGCTCGCGGACCGCGACGTGGAGTTCGTCGAACAGCCCGTTCCGGCCGAAGAGCCCGAGGGGCTCCGGTACGTCTACGAGCGATCTCCCCTCCCGATCGCGGCCGACGAGTCCTGCGTGACCGTCGCGGACGTGCCGGCGATCGCCGACCGCTGTGACATCGCGAACCTGAAGCTGATGAAGACCGGCGGGCTGTTGGAGGCGCGCCGGGTGATCGCCGCCGCGCGGGCGCACGGCTTGGAAGTGATGTGCGGCTGTATGATCGAGTCGAACGCCTCCATCGCGGCCGCCGTACAGCTCGCGCCGCTCCTCGATTACGCCGACCTCGACGGCTCGCTGCTGCTCGCCGAGGACACGTACTCGGGGATCGACCTGTCGGACGGCGAGATACGGCTCGCCGAGCAGGACCGCGCTGGGACCGGCGCGCGCCCGACCGGGAAGTAG
- a CDS encoding methyl-accepting chemotaxis protein, with product MSADDRDGVFQRLSHRLRSRYLFKIAAAVIVVSTVLLGTGALAVDQVQASVESDARETLTSAAEREAEGIDGFLDDMNGYTNRVSSASGVQSSSEGRIRDELRQNADMLPEYVVDVHYYDMVTNEVTVSTSPTTEETTFSEDERPWAVGPAAFAHANEVRSFEPYKADGENHIGFVSPINNVPGKAIVITVDLSERGSLLTAPVDGGNTQVVSTATGQVALASNSDAILRDYFLIEELSHLRSDVTESTTTDVTDAEQTVVNGSELATAIAPVEGKSWAVVVAAPQSAVYGTVGDVTRSVLVLIGISVVGLLAVGAFVVRDVNGSVDDLRGYAEAIEAGELDVEIDRERADEFGQLSALFDRIRETMREQIAAVEESADEAAAAREEAEELSAHLETKADEYEAAIDAVAEGDLTRRLDPESESEAMTAIAESLNETLDRLEALVVGIQDAAETVDERSAEVTDSAAEVESTSVDVAESVEEISVGTERQEETLATAAAELDDLSATVEEIASSTDELAEKSAATAEAGEAGREEAGAAIDRMDRIDDEVGRTVDEMRDLRDEVERIGEVVELIDDIAEQTNILALNASIEAARAGEAGEGFAVVAREVKDLAEETAEATTEVEALIAGVEGSTESVADGLFSMEDDVEAGRAVVEETVETLESIVADVEDANAGIQSINDATDQQAESTQEAVSMIDEVAEVSVETASEAQNVSAAAEEQTAAIGEISTSAESLSTRADKLRALADEFEAREAGATDATIESEVADTAAIDTEDAESGSDEPSEEAADTGFEFGADDTVDGANADTTATDPGEAAADGGVDDAETAPGDD from the coding sequence ATGTCCGCTGACGACCGAGACGGCGTCTTCCAACGTCTCTCTCATCGACTTCGCAGCCGGTATCTCTTCAAAATCGCAGCGGCGGTCATCGTCGTGTCGACGGTGCTGCTCGGGACGGGCGCGCTCGCCGTCGATCAGGTCCAAGCGAGCGTCGAGTCCGACGCGCGGGAGACGCTGACGAGCGCCGCCGAACGGGAGGCCGAGGGGATCGACGGCTTCCTCGACGACATGAACGGGTACACGAACCGGGTCTCGTCGGCCTCCGGCGTCCAGTCGTCCAGCGAGGGACGGATACGCGACGAACTCCGGCAGAACGCCGACATGCTCCCCGAGTACGTGGTCGACGTCCACTACTACGACATGGTGACGAACGAGGTCACCGTGAGCACCTCGCCGACGACGGAGGAGACGACGTTCTCCGAGGACGAGCGGCCGTGGGCGGTCGGGCCGGCGGCGTTCGCCCACGCCAACGAGGTACGCTCCTTCGAGCCGTACAAGGCCGACGGCGAGAACCACATAGGGTTCGTCAGCCCGATCAACAACGTGCCCGGCAAGGCGATCGTGATCACGGTCGACCTGTCGGAGCGCGGCTCGCTCCTGACCGCCCCGGTCGACGGCGGCAACACGCAGGTCGTCTCCACCGCCACCGGGCAGGTCGCGCTGGCGTCGAACAGCGACGCGATCTTGCGCGACTACTTCCTGATCGAGGAGCTGTCGCACCTCCGGAGCGACGTGACGGAGTCGACGACGACCGACGTCACGGACGCCGAGCAGACGGTCGTGAACGGCTCGGAGCTCGCCACGGCGATCGCGCCCGTCGAGGGGAAGTCGTGGGCGGTCGTCGTCGCGGCCCCGCAGAGCGCGGTGTACGGGACCGTCGGCGACGTGACGCGGAGCGTGCTGGTCCTGATCGGCATCTCGGTCGTCGGTCTCCTCGCCGTGGGCGCGTTCGTCGTCCGCGACGTGAACGGCTCCGTCGACGATTTGCGCGGGTACGCCGAGGCGATCGAGGCGGGCGAGCTCGACGTCGAGATCGACCGCGAGCGCGCCGACGAGTTCGGACAGCTCTCGGCGCTGTTCGACCGCATCCGCGAGACGATGCGCGAGCAGATCGCGGCCGTCGAGGAGTCCGCCGACGAGGCCGCCGCGGCCCGCGAGGAGGCGGAGGAGCTCTCGGCGCACTTAGAGACGAAGGCCGACGAGTACGAGGCGGCGATCGACGCGGTCGCCGAGGGCGACCTCACCCGCCGGCTCGACCCGGAAAGCGAGAGCGAGGCGATGACGGCCATCGCCGAGTCGCTCAACGAGACGCTCGACCGGCTGGAGGCGCTCGTCGTCGGCATTCAGGACGCCGCCGAGACGGTCGACGAGCGGAGCGCCGAGGTGACGGACTCGGCCGCGGAGGTCGAGTCGACCAGCGTCGATGTCGCCGAGAGCGTCGAGGAGATCTCGGTCGGCACGGAGCGACAGGAGGAGACGCTCGCGACCGCGGCCGCCGAACTCGACGACCTCTCGGCCACCGTCGAGGAGATCGCCTCCTCGACGGATGAGCTGGCGGAGAAGTCGGCCGCGACCGCCGAGGCCGGCGAGGCGGGCCGCGAGGAGGCCGGCGCGGCGATCGACCGCATGGACCGGATCGACGACGAGGTCGGCCGGACCGTCGACGAGATGCGCGACCTGCGCGACGAGGTCGAGCGCATCGGCGAGGTGGTCGAGCTCATCGACGACATCGCCGAGCAGACGAACATCCTCGCCCTGAACGCCTCCATCGAGGCGGCCCGCGCGGGCGAGGCCGGTGAGGGCTTCGCGGTCGTCGCCCGCGAGGTGAAGGATCTGGCCGAGGAGACCGCCGAGGCGACCACCGAGGTCGAGGCGCTGATCGCGGGCGTCGAGGGGTCCACCGAGTCGGTCGCGGACGGCCTGTTCTCGATGGAGGACGACGTCGAGGCCGGCCGGGCGGTCGTCGAGGAGACCGTCGAGACGCTCGAATCGATCGTCGCGGACGTGGAGGACGCCAACGCGGGGATCCAGTCGATCAACGACGCCACCGACCAGCAGGCGGAGTCGACCCAGGAGGCCGTCTCGATGATCGACGAGGTCGCCGAGGTGAGCGTCGAGACGGCGAGCGAGGCGCAGAACGTCTCCGCGGCCGCCGAGGAGCAGACCGCCGCGATCGGCGAGATCTCGACGAGCGCCGAGTCGCTGTCGACACGCGCCGACAAGCTCCGCGCGCTCGCCGACGAGTTCGAGGCGCGCGAGGCGGGGGCCACCGACGCGACCATCGAGTCGGAAGTCGCCGACACGGCCGCTATCGACACCGAAGACGCCGAATCTGGTTCCGACGAACCGTCCGAGGAAGCCGCTGACACCGGATTCGAGTTCGGCGCGGACGACACGGTCGACGGCGCGAACGCGGACACCACCGCGACCGACCCCGGCGAAGCCGCCGCCGACGGCGGCGTCGACGACGCCGAGACCGCACCCGGCGACGACTGA
- a CDS encoding DUF5785 family protein, with product MDWPHDPDGEQGSEGRRQYGHAVLAKKIDEEEDFPLTAAEYVEQYGDHPIRIDYETVVSVEEIFENVEQEEFADFVEFHQELGRAMRENGYWFYEGAEQFVDGSA from the coding sequence ATGGACTGGCCACACGACCCCGACGGCGAGCAGGGGAGCGAGGGCAGGCGGCAGTACGGCCACGCCGTGCTCGCGAAGAAGATCGACGAGGAGGAGGACTTCCCGCTCACGGCGGCGGAGTACGTCGAGCAGTACGGCGACCACCCGATCCGGATCGACTACGAGACGGTCGTCTCGGTCGAGGAGATCTTCGAGAACGTCGAGCAGGAGGAGTTCGCGGACTTCGTCGAGTTCCACCAGGAACTCGGCCGCGCGATGCGCGAGAACGGCTACTGGTTCTACGAGGGCGCGGAGCAGTTCGTCGACGGCAGCGCCTAG
- a CDS encoding IS6 family transposase, with translation MPENDRLSGCLDEINLEFVEREATPRLLMKLSIQLHLSGLSLSNTVSFLEVFGVNRVRSTVHNWVHKADLQPETGRSPNHVAVDETVIQLDNEQYWLYAAVDPDSNDLLHTRLEPTRNNAIADRFFAELREKHDVDDAIFLVDGAAPLQRACRKHVLDFRYERHGNRNSVERVFREVKRRTTSFSNCFSNAEAETANEWLRSFAFAWNQLI, from the coding sequence ATGCCAGAAAACGACCGCCTCAGCGGCTGTTTAGACGAGATCAACTTAGAGTTTGTGGAGCGAGAAGCAACACCGAGGCTGTTGATGAAGCTCAGTATTCAGCTCCATTTGTCTGGACTATCGCTTTCGAATACTGTTTCGTTTCTTGAGGTATTCGGTGTTAATCGAGTTCGATCGACCGTTCATAACTGGGTTCACAAAGCCGATCTACAGCCAGAAACTGGCCGGAGCCCGAATCACGTCGCGGTTGATGAGACAGTGATTCAACTCGATAATGAACAATATTGGCTGTACGCTGCTGTCGACCCTGATTCGAACGATTTACTACACACACGGCTTGAGCCGACGAGAAATAACGCGATCGCAGATCGGTTTTTCGCGGAACTTCGCGAAAAACACGATGTAGATGACGCGATCTTTCTCGTTGATGGCGCGGCTCCACTTCAGCGAGCCTGTCGCAAACACGTCCTCGATTTTAGATACGAACGACATGGAAATCGGAACAGCGTCGAACGTGTTTTTCGTGAGGTAAAACGCAGAACTACCAGTTTCTCAAACTGTTTCAGCAACGCCGAAGCAGAAACAGCAAACGAGTGGCTCAGATCCTTCGCCTTCGCATGGAATCAGCTTATCTGA